Proteins encoded together in one Halorubellus sp. JP-L1 window:
- a CDS encoding ABC transporter substrate-binding protein, whose translation MNVVSLLPSATEILYAVGVEPVGVSHECDYPPAAAELPAVNYANVDPEADSADINAQVAEAESSGDGVYGIRMDVLDDLDPDVIVTQGICDVCAVDSVLVEDAVSRIDANPEVVTTDPHRLDDVVGDVERVGAAVDEEAAAAQVAADLRERVDAVRERVATHLDRTGGERPRVAVFDWLDPVMVAGHWMPDVVDAAGGAYGMVDPGENARPREFSEVVAYDPEVAIAAPCGFGLEQTARDRDALTGRDGWTDLAAVKAGRTWALDGHHYANRPGPRIVDTVEHVAAMLHPEAFDAPPRDAARPLDELRAEA comes from the coding sequence ATGAACGTCGTGTCGCTGCTGCCGTCGGCGACGGAGATCCTGTACGCCGTCGGCGTCGAGCCGGTCGGGGTGTCCCACGAGTGCGACTATCCGCCCGCGGCCGCGGAGTTGCCGGCGGTGAACTACGCGAACGTGGACCCGGAGGCCGATAGCGCCGACATCAACGCGCAGGTCGCCGAGGCCGAGTCCTCGGGCGATGGCGTGTACGGCATCCGCATGGACGTCCTCGACGACCTCGACCCGGACGTGATCGTGACGCAGGGGATCTGCGACGTCTGCGCGGTCGACTCGGTGCTCGTCGAGGACGCCGTCTCGCGGATCGACGCGAACCCGGAGGTCGTGACGACGGACCCGCATCGGCTCGACGACGTCGTGGGGGACGTCGAACGGGTCGGCGCGGCCGTCGACGAGGAGGCCGCGGCCGCTCAGGTCGCCGCGGACCTCCGGGAGCGCGTGGACGCGGTCCGCGAGCGCGTCGCGACCCACCTCGACCGCACCGGCGGCGAGCGCCCGCGCGTGGCGGTGTTCGACTGGCTCGACCCCGTGATGGTCGCCGGGCACTGGATGCCGGACGTCGTCGACGCCGCCGGTGGCGCGTACGGGATGGTCGACCCCGGAGAGAACGCACGCCCACGCGAGTTCTCGGAGGTCGTCGCGTACGACCCGGAGGTCGCCATCGCCGCGCCCTGCGGGTTCGGCCTCGAGCAGACCGCGCGCGACCGCGACGCGCTCACCGGCCGCGACGGCTGGACCGACCTCGCCGCGGTCAAGGCGGGGCGGACGTGGGCGCTCGACGGCCACCACTACGCGAACCGACCCGGACCGAGAATCGTGGATACCGTCGAGCACGTCGCCGCGATGCTCCACCCCGAGGCGTTCGACGCGCCGCCGCGTGACGCGGCACGGCCGCTCGACGAGTTGCGCGCGGAGGCGTAA
- a CDS encoding UvrD-helicase domain-containing protein, giving the protein MTDSDATLTRLFGGPGSGKTTALLDKVEEILSDDDTEIRDILVVSYTRAAAAEIRERLAERLDENPKALQGNVCTMHSKAYDLLNLSRGDVVGEDDKEEFCDEFGIEFEDEYGGAGRRTARSTTIGNKIIATSQWLQRTNREVADWYDVPFQWNEEEVRLPPEIDDNAQEGNKYTPTWPSDDDRIDVPDAIRGWRSYKGKHDVIGFADMLERVKQRSLLPNVEYLVIDEFQDITKLQHEVYEEWKPHMTGVLIAGDDDQVVYAWQGADPDLLLEAAPDDDVILPNSYRLPSNVLNVVNREIRHIEKRQDKDLKPRKEGGVVEAVQRPSMLDLVRNVRRTVDETMDDDEPETVMLLFRARYQMFQFIDEFITEGIPFKCLTDQRMWTDRLNDYVMAVEAVDEDRPVNGLQARRLADMLADSAFGTNERDNLFDTVDELEEESGVEDLTDLEIDADVISDHVPFMPGPASASDMVRKVTSFQKKTMKAYFASPDYHGLPRDTVRLGTIHSAKGREADHVFVGTDLTEKVVEQMAATADPDEVPGGGEFTKTTSPVPMLTDNERRVFYVGMSRARERLVLLENLVDGAPTLPIDVLLNNEPTGADIEDLIDQAKEPMEAAD; this is encoded by the coding sequence ATGACCGATTCGGACGCGACCCTGACCCGTCTGTTCGGTGGTCCCGGCAGCGGGAAGACCACGGCCCTCCTCGACAAGGTCGAAGAGATCCTCTCGGACGACGACACGGAGATCCGCGACATCCTCGTCGTCTCCTACACGCGCGCCGCCGCCGCCGAGATCCGCGAACGGCTCGCCGAACGCCTCGACGAGAACCCCAAAGCGCTCCAGGGGAACGTCTGCACGATGCACTCGAAGGCGTACGACCTCCTGAACCTCTCCCGGGGCGACGTCGTCGGCGAGGACGACAAGGAGGAGTTCTGCGACGAGTTCGGCATCGAGTTCGAGGACGAGTACGGCGGCGCCGGCCGTCGGACCGCGCGGTCGACGACGATCGGGAACAAGATCATCGCGACCAGCCAGTGGCTGCAGCGGACGAACCGCGAGGTCGCCGACTGGTACGACGTCCCCTTCCAGTGGAACGAGGAAGAGGTCCGGCTGCCGCCGGAGATCGACGACAACGCACAGGAGGGCAACAAGTACACGCCGACGTGGCCGAGCGACGACGACCGCATCGACGTCCCCGACGCCATCCGCGGCTGGCGGTCGTACAAGGGCAAACACGACGTCATCGGGTTCGCGGACATGCTCGAGCGCGTCAAGCAGCGGTCGCTGCTCCCGAACGTCGAGTACCTCGTCATCGACGAGTTCCAGGACATCACGAAGCTCCAGCACGAGGTGTACGAGGAGTGGAAGCCGCACATGACGGGCGTGCTCATCGCTGGCGACGACGACCAGGTCGTATACGCGTGGCAGGGCGCCGACCCCGACCTCCTCTTGGAGGCGGCCCCGGACGACGACGTCATCCTCCCGAACTCCTACCGGCTGCCGTCGAACGTCCTGAACGTCGTGAACCGCGAGATCCGACACATCGAGAAGCGTCAGGACAAGGACCTGAAGCCGCGCAAGGAGGGCGGGGTCGTCGAGGCCGTGCAGCGTCCGTCGATGCTCGACCTCGTGCGGAACGTCCGTCGGACCGTCGACGAGACGATGGACGACGACGAGCCCGAGACCGTGATGCTGCTGTTCCGGGCGCGCTACCAGATGTTCCAGTTCATCGACGAGTTCATCACGGAGGGCATTCCCTTCAAGTGCCTCACGGACCAGCGGATGTGGACGGATCGACTGAACGACTACGTGATGGCGGTCGAGGCGGTCGACGAGGACCGCCCCGTGAACGGCCTGCAGGCGCGCCGGCTCGCGGACATGCTCGCGGACTCGGCGTTCGGGACGAACGAGCGCGACAACCTCTTCGACACGGTCGACGAACTGGAGGAGGAGTCCGGCGTGGAGGACCTCACGGACCTCGAGATCGACGCGGACGTGATCTCCGATCACGTGCCGTTCATGCCGGGGCCGGCGTCGGCGTCGGACATGGTGCGGAAGGTGACGTCGTTCCAGAAGAAGACGATGAAGGCGTACTTCGCGAGCCCGGACTACCACGGGCTGCCGCGGGATACGGTGCGGCTGGGGACGATTCACTCGGCGAAGGGTCGCGAGGCCGACCACGTGTTCGTCGGGACGGACCTGACGGAGAAGGTCGTCGAGCAGATGGCGGCGACCGCGGACCCCGACGAGGTCCCGGGCGGGGGCGAGTTCACGAAGACGACGAGCCCGGTGCCGATGCTGACGGACAACGAGCGTCGCGTGTTCTACGTCGGGATGTCGCGCGCTCGCGAGCGCCTCGTGCTCCTGGAGAACCTCGTGGACGGGGCGCCGACGCTCCCCATCGACGTGCTCCTGAACAACGAACCGACGGGCGCGGACATCGAGGACCTCATCGATCAGGCGAAGGAGCCGATGGAGGCCGCGGACTAG
- a CDS encoding HVO_0416 family zinc finger protein, whose protein sequence is MASAPDSGDDVFDEFLENRGHETKPVGWEREYNKLQCPECMALHDDDAVECSVCGWHP, encoded by the coding sequence ATGGCGTCCGCACCCGACTCCGGTGACGACGTGTTCGACGAATTCCTCGAGAACCGCGGTCACGAGACGAAGCCGGTAGGGTGGGAGCGAGAGTACAACAAACTTCAGTGCCCGGAGTGCATGGCGCTCCACGACGACGACGCGGTGGAGTGCAGCGTCTGCGGTTGGCATCCCTGA
- a CDS encoding molybdopterin-synthase adenylyltransferase MoeB: protein MTDLNLDATQLDRYSRHVVMDEVGPDGQAALLDGSVLVVGAGGLGAPVVQYLAAAGVGRLGIADDDVVERSNLQRQVVHGDDDVGRPKVESAREFVTALNPDVTVETQETRVSRDTVSDLVDSYDVVVDATDNFATRYLLNDACVLADTPLCHGAIYRFEGQATTIPAGGGPCYRCLFPEPPEPGTVPDCATTGVLGVLPGTVGCVQATEAIKLLTGIGDTLTGRMFTYDAADLSTDEVPYRANPDCPVCGDDPVDSVASQTYQETCAVPE, encoded by the coding sequence GTGACCGACCTGAACCTCGACGCCACGCAACTCGACCGGTACTCGCGGCACGTCGTGATGGACGAGGTCGGCCCCGACGGGCAGGCCGCGCTCCTGGACGGGAGCGTCCTCGTCGTGGGCGCCGGCGGCCTCGGCGCTCCGGTCGTCCAGTACCTCGCGGCCGCGGGCGTCGGGCGACTCGGCATCGCCGACGACGACGTCGTCGAGCGGTCGAACCTCCAGCGGCAGGTCGTCCACGGCGACGACGACGTGGGCCGCCCGAAGGTCGAGAGCGCGCGCGAGTTCGTCACGGCGCTCAACCCCGACGTGACAGTCGAGACCCAAGAGACCCGCGTGTCGCGCGACACCGTCTCAGACCTCGTCGACTCGTACGACGTCGTCGTGGACGCGACAGACAACTTCGCGACGCGGTACCTCCTGAACGACGCGTGCGTGCTCGCGGACACCCCGCTCTGTCACGGCGCGATCTACCGGTTCGAGGGACAGGCGACGACGATTCCGGCCGGCGGCGGCCCGTGCTATCGGTGCCTGTTCCCCGAACCGCCCGAGCCGGGGACGGTCCCGGACTGCGCGACGACGGGCGTCCTCGGCGTCCTCCCGGGCACAGTCGGGTGCGTGCAGGCCACGGAAGCGATCAAGCTCCTCACCGGCATCGGCGACACCCTCACGGGCCGGATGTTCACGTACGACGCCGCGGACCTGTCGACCGACGAGGTACCGTACCGCGCGAACCCGGACTGTCCGGTCTGCGGCGACGACCCCGTCGACTCCGTCGCGAGCCAGACGTACCAGGAGACCTGCGCCGTCCCCGAGTAA